The following proteins come from a genomic window of Eubalaena glacialis isolate mEubGla1 chromosome X, mEubGla1.1.hap2.+ XY, whole genome shotgun sequence:
- the LOC133082652 gene encoding heat shock transcription factor, X-linked member 3-like, with translation MASQSSDELCTATLGPLADAEPATWVPSRTSPDPSVDSRESSEKQGDQAESPDPGSQDNPPPQGPNNGVANESILELSFPRKLWRMVEDPAFTSVRWNDEGDTVIIEQDRFRREVLRRRGADRIFNTDGLKTFIRQLNLYEFSKIRLTSRPPGKKRLMIYRNSNFQRDKPLLIENIERKGSPGATAQPGTSATAPKRKRPVAATRSSPRIHSNDSTTQKKAPSAQGPSGTQSSLFSSMCPTSGGAGRARENPPPSEQGGPSGEGTPWNVTSVPPATAGRDGARELPASPTVYPAYDSEMPVDNGRSSLLPAALFALSPNEVPEVDEEQGGSSDCRCALREQFKDNCDP, from the exons ATGGCTAGTCAGAGTAGCGACGAGCTGTGTACAGCCACGCTGGGCCCATTGGCTGACGCAGAGCCAGCAACGTGGGTCCCCTCTCGTACGTCCCCGGATCCAAGTGTGGATTCAAGGGAGAGTTCGGAGAAGCAGGGTGACCAAGCCGAGAGCCCAGATCCTGGCTCCCAAGACAACCCGCCACCACAGGGCCCAAACAACGGTGTGGCCAACGAGAGTATTCTTGAGCTCTCCTTCCCAAGAAAGCTCTGGAGGATGGTGGAGGATCCCGCCTTCACCTCTGTGCGCTGGAATGACGAGGGAGACACGGTGATCATCGAGCAAGACCGCTTCCGGAGGGAGGTTCTTCGCCGCAGAGGCGCAGACAGAATTTTCAACACGGACGGCTTGAAGACTTTCATCCGCCAACTGAACCTGTACGAGTTCAGCAAAATACGCCTGACCAGCCGCCCTCCAGGGAAGAAGAGGCTGATG ATCTACCGCAACTCCAACTTTCAGAGAGACAAGCCTCTGCTCATCGAGAACATTGAGAGAAAAGGCAGCCCGGGAGCAACTGCTCAGCCCGGGACCAGCGCAACAGCCCCAAAGAGAAAGAGGCCAGTGGCTGCTACCAGAAGCTCCCCACGAATCCATTCCAACGACTCCACCACCCAGAAGAAAGCCCCAAGTGCTCAGGGGCCCAGCGGTACGCAGTCTTCGTTGTTCTCTAGCATGTGCCCTACGAGCGGTGGGGCGGGACGGGCCAGGGAAAACCCTCCCCCCAGTGAGCAGGGCGGCCCGAGTGGGGAGGGCACTCCCTGGAATGTCACTTCTGTGCCCCCGGCTACCGCCGGAAGGGACGGCGCCAGGGAGCTGCCCGCCAGCCCCACGGTTTACCCGGCTTATGACTCGGAGATGCCTGTGGACAATGGCCGTTCCTCCCTCCTGCCGGCGGCCCTTTTCGCCTTGTCCCCGAACGAGGTCCCTGAGGTGGACGAGGAGCAGGGGGGCTCCTCAGATTGCAGGTGTGCTCTCCGAGAACAGTTCAAGGACAACTGCGATCCCTGA
- the LOC133082653 gene encoding melanoma-associated antigen 10-like has translation MAGALEGRADQHIQGEKAGHGGACTEEDAESLLQHALHQEVADLVAFLLLKYRTKETTTKAEMLTILNDYQDHFPVVFRRASECMQLVLGLDVKEVDPSNHSYVLVPTLGLTYDGMLSDGPSMPKPSLLVLLLGLILLEDDFIAPEEEVWGALSKVGVCAGREHCIYGEPRELLTKVWVQEGYVEYRQVPHSDPARYEFLWGPWAHAEASKWQVLEYLLRATGWDPRSFPSLCAEAVSDEEEGA, from the coding sequence ATGGCTGGTGCCCTTGAGGGAAGAGCAGATCAGCACATACAAGGAGAGAAGGCAGGGCATGGGGGTGCGTGCACAGAGGAAGATGCCGAGTCCTTGCTCCAACATGCACTACATCAGGAGGTGGCTGACCTGGTGGCGTTCCTGCTCCTCAAGTATCGCACAAAGGAGACTACCACAAAGGCAGAAATGCTGACCATTCTCAATGATTACCAGGACCACTTCCCCGTGGTCTTCAGGCGAGCCTCCGAGTGCATGCAGCTGGTCCTTGGCCTCGACGTGAAGGAAGTGGACCCCAGCAATCACTCCTATGTCCTCGTCCCCACCCTGGGCCTCACCTACGATGGGATGCTGAGTGACGGGCCGAGCATGCCCAAGCCCAGCCTCCTGGTGTTGCTCCTGGGCCTGATCCTCCTGGAGGACGACTTTATTGCCCCTGAGGAGGAGGTGTGGGGAGCACTTAGCAAGGTGGGTGTGTGTGCCGGGAGGGAGCACTGCATCTACGGGGAGCCCAGAGAGCTCCTCACCAAAGTGTGGGTGCAGGAGGGCTACGTGGAGTACCGGCAGGTGCCCCACAGCGACCCCGCCCGCTACGAGTTCCTGTGGGGTCCCTGGGCCCACGCGGAGGCCAGCAAGTGGCAGGTCCTGGAGTATCTGCTCAGGGCCACTGGATGGGATCCCAGGTCCTTCCCATCCCTGTGTGCAGAGGCTGTGAGCGATGAGGAAGAGGGGGCCTGA
- the LOC133082310 gene encoding melanoma-associated antigen 10-like — translation MSELRQPEADLQDPVQAQGPVEVQLCGAEGEEATSPSSSSSPVAPSFSAYAESLPQEALTVLMADLVAFLLLKYRTKEPISKAEMLHMVLRDHRDHFPVVFSQACECMQLVFGVDVKEVDPRECTYVLVPTLGLTCDAVLSDGQSMPKAGLLVMLLCLITLYGDRAPEEEVWEALSVMGVCAGREHCIYGEPRELLTKVWVQEGYVEYRQVPHSDPARYEFLWGPRAYAETSKCQVLEHLPRVNTLDPTSFPSLCAEAVSDVEEGA, via the coding sequence ATGAGTGAGCTGCGCCAGCCTGAGGCAGACCTTCAGGACCCAGTCCAGGCCCAGGGCCCGGTGGAGGTGCAGCTGTGCGGGGCTGAGGGGGAGGAGGCCACATccccctcgtcctcctcctcccccgtcGCCCCCTCCTTCTCTGCCTATGCCGAGTCCTTGCCCCAGGAGGCACTTACTGTGCTGATGGCTGACCTGGTGGCGTTCCTGCTCCTCAAGTATCGCACCAAGGAGCCGATCTCCAAGGCGGAGATGCTGCATATGGTCCTCCGTGACCATCGGGACCACTTCCCCGTGGTCTTCAGCCAAGCTTGCGAGTGCATGCAGCTGGTGTTTGGCGTGGACGTGAAGGAGGTGGACCCCCGTGAGTGCACCTACGTCCTGGTCCCCACCCTGGGCCTCACCTGTGATGCAGTGCTGAGCGATGGGCAGAGCATGCCCAAGGCCGGCCTCCTGGTGATGCTCCTGTGCCTGATCACCCTGTACGGTGACCGCGCCCCTGAGGAGGAGGTCTGGGAAGCACTTAGCGTGATGGGGGTGTGTGCCGGGAGGGAGCATTGCATCTATGGGGAGCCCAGGGAGCTCCTCACCAAAGTGTGGGTCCAGGAGGGCTACGTGGAGTACCGGCAGGTGCCCCACAGCGACCCCGCCCGCTACGAGTTCCTGTGGGGTCCCCGGGCCTACGCGGAGACCAGCAAGTGTCAGGTCCTGGAGCATCTGCCCAGGGTCAATACCTTGGATCCCACGTCCTTCCCATCCCTGTGTGCAGAGGCTGTGAGCGATGTGGAAGAGGGGGCCTGA